In a single window of the Papaver somniferum cultivar HN1 chromosome 8, ASM357369v1, whole genome shotgun sequence genome:
- the LOC113306188 gene encoding BTB/POZ domain-containing protein At5g17580-like produces MATQENINKDSSYWYNKFTTSPSDVRFRIHGKHYRLDKKLLIEKSRKFAMLLKDHKNEELAVPFKNIPGDSTAFELAMKFCQGYEPNLTAVNIVPVICLAFYLEMTKEHCQGNLLDKAFNFFHLKILPHWNESVEAFQTMEHHFEFAIRLGLVDSCLESLLSKARDNPRLLGEPFKKPTLSDTGADYRPIVRKKLFSSNQQASEALTLLSLRLYELIVSNMIQNGVQPEYVAASLFRYAEAWATVNITGEAVVDSKEVIETVEKLLPDEKIVLPCKLLFEMLRTAIFFHASPSCRYGFEMRIRKQLNEAVVEDLLTPSQGYAAEVQFDIDCVKRILQNFYAKYTSSETSGLIKVAELIEDYLAKLADDVNLTKDSFISLCAISVATTIETKGYSDGVYPAIDIYLDRHNYLTESEKEEVCQVLDCSRMSEEARIHASQNSRLPLRVVVQALFVGQLHLRDVITTRVDNSDNGSRKEEIIGSEASEDARIEMDNRVIELENECDRMKRQIEEGVVKEKKNSKWKALKRKFGCMNDTFVLGIAMLHELGAVSARKVAQIQADTVTGS; encoded by the exons ATGGCTACTCAAGAGAACATCAACAAAGATTCTTCTTATTG GTATAATAAGTTCACTACATCTCCATCAGATGTTCGTTTTCGCATTCATGGAAAGCATTATCGACTAGATAAA AAACTTCTGATAGAAAAATCACGTAAATTTGCTATGCTACTGAAGGATCACAAGAATgaagaactcgcagttccttttAAGAACATACCAGGGGACTCCACTGCCTTTGAACTTGCCATGAAATTTTGTCAAGGCTATGAGCCAAACCTTACGGCCGTTAATATTGTCCCAGTCATTTGTCTGGCTTTCTACCTTGAAATGACTAAGGAGCACTGTCAGGGAAACCTCTTAGACAAGGCATTTAACTTCTTTCACTTGAAAATCCTCCCTCACTGGAACGAATCTGTCGAGGCTTTTCAGACCATGGAACACCATTTTGAATTTGCGATTCGTCTCGGTTTGGTTGATTCTTGTTTAGAATCTTTACTTTCAAAAGCCCGTGATAATCCTCGCCTCCTTGGAGAACCATTCAAGAAACCAACCCTCAGTGACACTGGTGCAGATTACAGACCAATTGTAAGGAAGAAATTGTTTTCTTCTAATCAGCAGGCGTCAGAAGCTTTAACATTGTTAAGTCTCCGTCTTTATGAGCTGATCGTATCGAACATGATACAGAACGGGGTTCAACCGGAATATGTGGCAGCTTCTCTTTTCAGGTATGCAGAGGCATGGGCTACAGTTAACATCACAGGGGAAGCAGTTGTGGATTCTAAAGAAGTCATTGAAACAGTAGAGAAGCTTTTGCCTGATGAAAAGATAGTACTCCCTTGCAAATTGTTGTTTGAGATGCTGCGGACCGCAATTTTCTTCCATGCTAGTCCTAGCTGTAGATATGGATTTGAGATGAGGATAAGAAAGCAGCTAAATGAAGCTGTGGTTGAAGATCTCTTGACTCCTTCTCAAGGTTATGCAGCTGAAGTGCAATTTGATATAGATTGTGTCAAAAGGATACTGCAGAATttttatgccaagtatacttcttCAGAAACTTCGGGGCTGATCAAAGTTGCTGAGCTCATAGAAGATTACTTAGCCAAGTTAGCTGATGATGTAAATCTCACCAAGGATTCTTTTATATCCCTCTGTGCCATATCTGTTGCAACAACAATAGAAACAAAAGGATACTCGGATGGAGTATACCCAGCTATCGATATTTACTTGGACAGACATAATTACCTGACTGAATCAGAGAAAGAAGAAGTTTGTCAAGTGCTAGATTGCTCCAGGATGTCGGAAGAAGCACGCATTCACGCTTCGCAGAACTCGCGGTTGCCATTAAGGGTGGTGGTGCAGGCATTGTTTGTTGGTCAGCTGCACCTAAGAGACGTTATCACCACAAGGGTTGACAATTCAGATAACGGGTCCAGAAAAGAAGAGATTATTGGAAGCGAGGCAAGTGAGGATGCAAGGATAGAAATGGATAACAGAGTGATCGAGTTGGAGAACGAATGTGACAGAATGAAGAGACAGATAGAGGAAGGTGTGGTGAAGGAGAAGAAAAATAGCAAGTGGAAGGCATTGAAGAGGAAGTTTGGGTGCATGAATG ATACATTTGTTCTGGGAATTGCAATGTTGCATGAACTGGGAGCTGTAAGTGCTCGGAAAGTTGCACAAATTCAGGCAGACACTGTAACAGGATCTTAA